One window of Trifolium pratense cultivar HEN17-A07 linkage group LG5, ARS_RC_1.1, whole genome shotgun sequence genomic DNA carries:
- the LOC123885651 gene encoding uncharacterized protein LOC123885651 translates to MSHRPSRRRNTAPPEPTPPSASAPAKHPKPTTTKNTIFSPSPSHSHYPKPNQDLIQATKSSFLVKPFQSLNLGSRKTKQPQTKHVDTRLQTKSMTTSAIFDSSKPNNTKNIVQTPKVEKDSIFLNSKRTHKEKPQKTSSELEKWKLQGLLKNEKKESYKGCVVEDVKVEKTRKVEEGDVVKERVSVSLGQSGGRRRSLCGSMIELGDFFAINGAKMVSADMPPFMQIHAVDCARKAFDSMEKFTSKTLALSLKKEFDGVYGPAWHCIVGTSFGSFVTHSVGGFLYFSMDQKLYILLFKTAVQKAD, encoded by the exons ATGTCACACCGTCCTTCTCGGCGGCGAAACACAGCACCGCCGGAGCCAACTCCACCTTCAGCTTCAGCTCCGGCAAAGCACCCTAAACCCACCACCACTAAAAACACTATCTTTTCACCTTCACCTTCTCATTCTCACTACCCAAAGCCAAACCAAGATTTGATTCAAGCTACTAAATCATCTTTTTTAGTTAAACCTTTTCAAAGTCTTAACTTAGGTAGTAGAAAAACCAAACAACCTCAAACAAAACATGTTGACACACGTTTACAAACTAAATCCATGACAACTTCTGCTATATTTGATTCCTCAAAACCCAACAACACAAAAAACATAGTACAAACACCAAAAGTTGAAAAAGATAGTATTTTTTTGAATTCTAAAAGGACCCATAAAGAGAAACCACAAAAAACTAGTTCAGAATTGGAAAAATGGAAACTTCAGGGGTTGTTGAAGAATGAGAAGAAGGAATCTTATAAAGGGTGTGTGGTTGAAGATGTTAAGGTTGAAAAAACAAGGAAAGTGGAAGAAGGTGATGTTGTTAAGGAGAGAGTTTCTGTTTCTTTGGGTCAAAGTGGTGGTAGAAGAAGATCTTTATGTGGGTCAATGATTGAGTTAGGTGATTTCTTTGCAATTAATGGTGCAAAAATGGTTTCAGCGGATATGCCACCATTTATGCAGATCCATGCTGTTGATTGTGCTAGAAAGGCCTTTGATAGTATGGAGAAGTTCACTTCCAAAACCCTTGCATTATCCCTCAAAAAG GAATTTGATGGAGTGTATGGGCCGGCATGGCACTGTATTGTGGGGACTAGTTTTGGATCATTTGTGACTCATTCAGTTGGAGGGTTTCTATATTTCTCAATGGATCAAAAATTGTACATCCTTTTATTTAAGACTGCTGTACAAAAAGCTGATTAA